In Saccharolobus solfataricus, a genomic segment contains:
- the sufC gene encoding Fe-S cluster assembly ATPase SufC: MVTLKIEDLHVEVEGKEILRGINLEVRSGEIHALMGPNGSGKTSLSLAIMGHPKYKITKGRIVLDGEDITNLEPHEKAKKGIFLAFQNPIEIAGVRLSTLLVAEYNKVSDSSASVMEVISKVKNISKEVGIADSLLNRGVFEGFSGGEKKRVEILQMLLLKPKIAILDEPDSGVDVDGLRMISYFINKLRNELNVGYLIITHYRRILDHISADKVHVLYKGKIIAEGGMELAKLIDEKGYEAVLERNS, from the coding sequence ATGGTAACATTAAAAATAGAAGATTTACATGTAGAAGTTGAAGGCAAAGAAATACTTAGGGGTATAAATCTCGAAGTTAGGAGCGGAGAAATACATGCATTAATGGGTCCGAATGGGAGCGGTAAGACTTCATTGTCCTTAGCAATAATGGGGCATCCCAAATATAAGATTACAAAGGGAAGGATAGTATTGGATGGCGAGGATATAACTAATTTAGAACCTCATGAGAAAGCAAAAAAGGGTATTTTCTTAGCCTTTCAAAACCCTATAGAAATAGCGGGGGTTAGATTATCAACACTCTTGGTTGCGGAATATAATAAGGTAAGCGATAGTAGCGCTTCAGTAATGGAGGTAATATCAAAAGTTAAAAATATTAGCAAAGAAGTTGGAATAGCAGATTCTCTGTTAAATAGAGGAGTATTTGAAGGCTTTAGTGGAGGCGAAAAGAAGAGAGTAGAGATCTTACAAATGCTTCTATTAAAGCCTAAGATCGCTATTTTAGATGAGCCAGATTCAGGTGTTGACGTTGATGGACTTAGAATGATTTCGTATTTTATAAATAAACTTAGAAATGAATTAAATGTAGGCTATTTAATAATAACCCATTATAGAAGAATTTTAGATCATATAAGTGCAGATAAAGTTCACGTATTATATAAGGGGAAGATCATAGCAGAAGGAGGAATGGAACTAGCCAAATTAATCGATGAAAAAGGATATGAAGCGGTTCTAGAGAGGAATTCATAA
- the sufB gene encoding Fe-S cluster assembly protein SufB — translation MQEDKISLDLHEIINATIDAKYNKLNQLEFHRRIVESGLSRSTIEEISRIKKEPEWMLKLRLKGLELFEKLPTPNWLPDVLSSLDISALELYVKPGVDKAQSWEELPPEIRKYYDELGIPESEKKFLGGLVAVLESEPIYSNVKIELMKKGVVMLPIDEAVSKYPDLMKEYFMKIFPASDHKFAALHGALWSGGVFVYVPKNVKITTPVEGFFVIGSELEGQFEHTLLIADEGSYIHFIEGCTAPQLKKYSFHDGMVELYAKKNAYIKFTTIQNWSKNVINFNNKRAWADENSTVEWVEGSLGSKYSFVYPSTILRGKNASSTSLVVTMTSGEGEWKDSGSKMIHAAPYTKSKVVNKNIGFNGGVNVYRGLVKVNKGAVGSKAFVKCDSLMLDDKTKAYTYPHNQVLEEDADVGHEAHTFRMNEDQLFYLMTRGIDEKEATSMLVLGFIDEIMKELPFEYATMLNKVIKLELDKLGAVA, via the coding sequence ATGCAAGAAGATAAAATATCATTAGATCTACATGAGATAATAAACGCTACCATAGATGCCAAGTACAATAAGCTTAATCAGCTAGAATTTCACAGAAGAATAGTAGAATCCGGACTAAGTAGATCTACAATTGAGGAAATTTCTAGAATAAAAAAAGAACCAGAATGGATGTTAAAATTAAGATTAAAGGGCTTAGAATTATTTGAAAAATTACCCACACCAAATTGGTTACCAGATGTTTTATCGAGTTTAGACATTTCAGCGTTAGAACTTTACGTTAAACCTGGTGTTGATAAAGCCCAAAGCTGGGAAGAACTACCACCAGAAATAAGAAAATATTACGATGAGTTAGGTATACCTGAAAGTGAGAAAAAGTTCCTAGGAGGTCTCGTGGCAGTATTAGAGTCAGAACCAATCTATTCTAATGTTAAAATTGAGCTAATGAAAAAAGGAGTAGTAATGCTTCCAATAGATGAGGCTGTGAGCAAATATCCAGATCTTATGAAGGAGTACTTTATGAAAATATTTCCAGCCTCTGATCACAAATTTGCGGCTTTACATGGTGCATTATGGAGTGGAGGCGTATTTGTCTACGTTCCGAAGAATGTAAAGATAACAACACCAGTTGAAGGATTCTTCGTAATAGGATCAGAGCTTGAAGGACAATTTGAGCACACTCTATTAATAGCCGATGAGGGATCATATATTCACTTTATTGAGGGCTGTACAGCGCCACAACTCAAAAAGTACTCATTCCATGATGGTATGGTAGAATTATACGCCAAAAAGAACGCTTACATAAAGTTCACTACAATACAGAACTGGAGCAAAAACGTGATTAATTTCAATAATAAGAGAGCATGGGCTGATGAAAATTCAACCGTGGAATGGGTTGAAGGATCATTAGGTTCTAAGTACAGCTTTGTGTACCCATCAACTATCCTTAGAGGAAAGAACGCTTCATCAACAAGCTTAGTGGTCACAATGACTAGTGGAGAAGGGGAGTGGAAAGATAGTGGTTCAAAAATGATTCACGCAGCACCTTATACTAAGAGCAAAGTAGTAAACAAAAACATAGGTTTTAACGGCGGTGTGAATGTTTATAGAGGATTAGTTAAAGTGAATAAAGGAGCAGTAGGTTCTAAGGCATTTGTGAAATGTGATTCCCTAATGCTCGATGACAAAACTAAGGCCTATACATATCCACACAATCAAGTATTGGAAGAAGATGCAGATGTAGGGCATGAAGCCCACACATTCAGAATGAACGAGGATCAGCTCTTCTATCTAATGACAAGGGGTATAGACGAGAAAGAGGCCACCTCAATGCTAGTATTAGGGTTCATAGACGAAATCATGAAAGAGCTACCATTTGAGTACGCTACCATGCTAAATAAGGTTATAAAGTTGGAATTAGATAAGCTAGGTGCAGTGGCTTAA